A stretch of the Clostridiales bacterium genome encodes the following:
- the tuf gene encoding elongation factor Tu, with protein MAKGHYERTKPHVNIGTIGHVDHGKTTLTAAITMTLSLKGEAQAMRYDEIDKAPEEKARGITINTAHVEYETKKRHYAHVDCPGHADYVKNMITGAAQMDGAILVVSAPDGPMPQTREHILLARQVGVPYIVVFMNKTDMMDDEELLELVEMEIRELLSSYDFPGDDIPIIKGSALKALEYIQNGGTDVDNAPECKCIWELMDAVDNYIPEPARATDQPFLMPVEDVFSISGRGTVATGRVERGTVKVSDAVEIVGLMEKPRSTVVTGVEMFHKLLDQAEAGDNIGALLRGIQRNEVERGQVLAKPGSIHPHTHCIGQVYVLTKEEGGRHTPFFNGYRPQFYFRTTDVTGNIKLPEGVEMVMPGDNIDMEITLITPIAMEQGLRFAIREGGRTVGSGVVAKVIE; from the coding sequence ATGGCGAAAGGACATTATGAACGGACAAAGCCCCATGTAAACATCGGGACGATCGGACACGTTGACCACGGCAAGACGACCCTGACCGCTGCGATCACCATGACGCTGAGCCTGAAGGGCGAAGCGCAGGCGATGCGTTACGACGAAATCGACAAGGCGCCCGAAGAAAAAGCACGTGGAATCACCATCAACACCGCTCACGTTGAGTACGAGACCAAGAAGCGTCACTATGCTCACGTGGACTGCCCCGGCCACGCTGACTATGTTAAGAACATGATCACCGGTGCCGCGCAGATGGACGGCGCGATTCTGGTTGTTTCCGCTCCCGACGGCCCGATGCCCCAGACCCGTGAGCACATCCTGCTGGCCCGTCAGGTTGGCGTGCCCTACATCGTTGTGTTCATGAACAAGACGGACATGATGGACGACGAAGAGCTGCTGGAGCTGGTCGAGATGGAAATCCGCGAACTGCTGAGCAGCTACGACTTCCCGGGCGATGACATCCCGATCATCAAGGGCAGCGCCCTGAAGGCCCTGGAGTACATCCAGAACGGCGGCACCGATGTGGACAACGCTCCCGAGTGCAAGTGCATCTGGGAACTGATGGACGCTGTTGACAACTACATCCCGGAACCCGCCCGTGCGACGGACCAGCCCTTCCTGATGCCTGTTGAAGACGTGTTCAGCATTTCCGGCCGCGGCACCGTGGCTACCGGCCGTGTTGAGCGCGGTACCGTGAAGGTATCTGACGCGGTTGAAATCGTCGGCCTGATGGAAAAGCCCCGCAGCACGGTTGTTACCGGTGTTGAAATGTTCCACAAGCTGCTGGACCAGGCGGAAGCCGGCGACAACATCGGCGCGCTGCTGCGTGGTATTCAGCGGAACGAAGTCGAGCGCGGCCAGGTTCTGGCGAAGCCCGGCAGCATCCATCCGCACACCCACTGCATTGGCCAGGTGTACGTGCTGACCAAGGAAGAAGGCGGCCGTCACACCCCGTTCTTCAACGGCTATCGTCCGCAGTTCTACTTCCGGACGACGGACGTTACCGGCAACATCAAGCTGCCCGAAGGCGTTGAAATGGTGATGCCCGGCGACAACATCGACATGGAAATCACCCTGATCACCCCCATCGCTATGGAACAGGGACTGCGCTTCGCTATCCGTGAAGGCGGCCGTACCGTGGGTTCCGGCGTTGTGGCGAAGGTCATCGAGTAA